GAAATTTGAAATCACAGATCCCTATAAAATTGCTGCATATATAAAAGAAGCAAAAAAAGTAACCCCAGTGAAAACTTATATAAATGGTGACTTAAACGGAATCGATATGGGCAGCATCAGGTCTTATGGCGCTGAAAGCTTCTGGGTGCTTTTCGGGGAACATTCAGAAATAGAAAAGTTCCTTTTGGACAATAAAGATAGAATAATAAACTTCGAATTGGAATGTGATAGAAGAAATTCAGCCATACCCCTTCTGGATACAAGATATGTAGATGCCAGGATTGAGCCGGGTGCAGTGATTAGAGACAAAGTGCTTATACATAGGAATGCGGTAATAATGATGGGTGCTGTAATAAATATTGGCAGTGAAATTGGTGAGAACACAATGATTGATATGAACGCTGTGCTTGGAGCCAGGGCTATAGTAGGCAGCAACTGCCATATAGGCGCAGGTGCCGTGCTTGCCGGTGTTTTGGAACCTCCAAGCGCAGATCCTGTTGTTATTGAGGATAATGTGCTTGTAGGCGCAAACGCTGTTATTCTAGAAGGTGTTCACATAGGAAAAGGCGCAGTTGTAGCTGCAGGCTCGGTAGTTACCAAGGATGTAGAAGCAGATACTGTTGTAGCCGGGATTCCTGCAAGGATGATAAAAACTGTAAAAGATTTAGCTGGAGACAAAAAAAAGATATTAGATGATCTAAGAGGTTAGGATGTGATATAAAATGGCTGTTATTGTACAGAAGTACGGAGGCACCTCCGTAGAAACAATAGAAAAGATACAAGGTATTGCTAAACGTATAGTAAAAAGAAAATCTGAAGGACATGATATGGTCATCGTAGTGTCGGCAATGGGCAAATCCACTGATACACTTATCCGCATGGCCTATGATATAACACCCGACCCTCACAGACGTGAGCTTGATGTGTTAATGGCGACAGGAGAGCAGGTTTCCATGTCCCTGCTATCAATTGCGCTCAATCATATCGGTGCCGATGCTGTGTCCTTTACAGGGCAACAGCTTGGAATAAAAACCGAGGGTTCCCATACCAAATCCAGAATAGCTGAAATAAGCGAAGAAAAAATCCTGGAAGAGCTTAGTAAAGGTAAGATAGTAATAGCCGCAGGCTTCCAGGGTGTAAATGAGGATAACGAGATAACTACCCTGGGCAGAGGCGGCTCAGATACAACTGCAGTGGCACTTGCCGCAAAGCTCCAGGCTCAATGCGAAATATATACGGACGTTGATGGCATATATACTATTGATCCAAGACTTTATCCGAGCGCAAGAAAGCTTGAGTATATAAGCTATGAAGAAATGCTGGAAATGGCAAGCTCAGGAGCCAGCGTTATGCATTCCAGATCCATAGAGCTTGCAGAGAAATACAAGGTCCCTGTACTCGTAGCCCTCAATACGGGGGATATACCAGGTACCATCATAAAGGAGATGGATAATACTATGGAGAATACCGCTATAACAGGCATTGCGGTGAACAACGATGAGGCGATAATAACCC
This portion of the Clostridia bacterium genome encodes:
- the dapD gene encoding 2,3,4,5-tetrahydropyridine-2,6-dicarboxylate N-acetyltransferase, whose amino-acid sequence is MSQKFEITDPYKIAAYIKEAKKVTPVKTYINGDLNGIDMGSIRSYGAESFWVLFGEHSEIEKFLLDNKDRIINFELECDRRNSAIPLLDTRYVDARIEPGAVIRDKVLIHRNAVIMMGAVINIGSEIGENTMIDMNAVLGARAIVGSNCHIGAGAVLAGVLEPPSADPVVIEDNVLVGANAVILEGVHIGKGAVVAAGSVVTKDVEADTVVAGIPARMIKTVKDLAGDKKKILDDLRG
- a CDS encoding aspartate kinase → MAVIVQKYGGTSVETIEKIQGIAKRIVKRKSEGHDMVIVVSAMGKSTDTLIRMAYDITPDPHRRELDVLMATGEQVSMSLLSIALNHIGADAVSFTGQQLGIKTEGSHTKSRIAEISEEKILEELSKGKIVIAAGFQGVNEDNEITTLGRGGSDTTAVALAAKLQAQCEIYTDVDGIYTIDPRLYPSARKLEYISYEEMLEMASSGASVMHSRSIELAEKYKVPVLVALNTGDIPGTIIKEMDNTMENTAITGIAVNNDEAIITLNGVPHDIRVVAEIFQSIANKEINIDMISQTFPVNKLVNISFTLPKTDLYQASMILDTFKDKIFTFSYEAYENISKLSVVGLGMNSQSGVAAKVFNLLAENNIPVSIVTTSEIKISYVISPDDQKKAIEAIAREFDL